Proteins from a single region of Aureibacter tunicatorum:
- a CDS encoding DUF4153 domain-containing protein has product MKIPSLNYLKEQALKSASRFPLSLASAFIGSAIAIYLVENERSIDNIFPLVNLMLTLALAIPTFFCAQVLSEKESFSKKSKIIVFGAAFLFVAATYLSLPNPETVSNISIPYIRYGVFNVIAHLLVSFIPYYNKGEVNGFWNYNKTLFIRLCTSLLFSVVIYLGIVFLLFALDQLFNIDIHDKLFMDFWIFTIGIFNTWFFISGIPKDFQKLEEIDAYPKSLKIFSQYILLPLLSIYLIVLYAYGAKIIITWHWPKGIVSYMILTIAILGTLTLLLIYPYGKSKENAWINKFSRVYYFILVPLIALLFISISIRLNEYGITVNRYAIFGLGIWLSIIAGYFIFGGKNIKAIPQTLAFILILSVFGPWSMFNMGEKSQSKRLISILEQNGIIENGKIQNETIWVQDSLPDFYSPDFSYKNEGKLSDSLHNEVISIMDYLDDFHGYSQLSPYFKQNMDSLIKIGQAKRKRRYYNADMIYLKTMGIETWRKYNDFDKYKFVNYTSNLVNNIVHIKGYDWLYSFNNSFWHMDSVYTKTLQVKTEEKLIVKKDMSMSIIKKHDTLNFDLKKLVSNLPDTNSTLPSPKMTIYPHGQDSSTSNYQLVLKRLKIKKTNNQDELHDISGYLLEKEN; this is encoded by the coding sequence ATGAAAATCCCTTCATTGAATTACCTAAAGGAGCAAGCCTTGAAGTCCGCATCAAGGTTTCCCTTATCTTTAGCAAGTGCCTTCATAGGCTCAGCGATTGCCATTTATTTAGTAGAAAATGAAAGGTCCATAGACAATATCTTTCCTCTGGTTAATCTCATGCTAACGCTAGCTTTGGCAATTCCTACTTTCTTTTGCGCCCAAGTACTATCTGAAAAGGAGTCTTTTTCCAAAAAAAGCAAAATCATAGTGTTTGGCGCTGCCTTCTTATTTGTAGCTGCAACTTACCTTAGCTTGCCAAATCCAGAAACCGTCTCTAATATTTCAATACCTTATATACGCTATGGTGTTTTCAATGTCATTGCTCATCTGCTCGTATCGTTTATTCCTTACTACAATAAGGGCGAAGTCAATGGTTTTTGGAATTACAACAAAACGCTTTTTATCAGACTTTGCACTTCCCTGCTATTTTCTGTAGTCATCTACTTGGGCATTGTTTTCTTATTATTCGCCTTGGACCAGCTTTTCAATATCGACATACATGACAAGCTGTTCATGGACTTCTGGATATTTACGATAGGAATATTCAATACTTGGTTCTTCATTTCCGGCATACCAAAAGATTTTCAAAAATTAGAAGAAATCGACGCATACCCTAAAAGCCTGAAGATATTTTCCCAATATATACTCTTGCCTTTATTGAGTATTTACTTAATCGTTCTCTATGCTTATGGGGCAAAAATAATCATCACTTGGCACTGGCCAAAAGGAATTGTTTCCTATATGATCTTGACAATAGCGATATTAGGCACGTTGACTTTGTTGCTGATCTATCCCTACGGCAAATCAAAAGAGAACGCTTGGATTAACAAATTTTCCAGAGTCTATTACTTCATTTTGGTTCCACTGATTGCTTTGCTTTTTATATCCATAAGCATACGGCTTAATGAATATGGAATCACTGTAAATCGCTATGCTATTTTCGGTTTAGGCATATGGCTAAGCATCATCGCCGGATACTTCATCTTCGGAGGCAAAAACATCAAAGCCATACCACAAACCCTTGCCTTTATTTTGATTCTATCAGTATTTGGCCCTTGGAGCATGTTCAATATGGGAGAGAAATCGCAAAGCAAAAGACTAATAAGCATATTGGAGCAAAACGGAATTATTGAAAATGGAAAAATTCAAAACGAGACCATATGGGTTCAAGACAGCCTCCCTGATTTTTACAGCCCTGATTTTTCATACAAAAACGAAGGCAAACTAAGTGATTCGCTTCACAATGAAGTAATAAGCATCATGGACTACTTAGACGACTTTCATGGCTACTCACAACTCAGCCCATATTTCAAGCAAAACATGGATTCTCTGATCAAAATAGGCCAAGCAAAACGAAAAAGGAGGTACTACAATGCTGATATGATTTATTTGAAAACAATGGGCATTGAAACATGGAGAAAATACAATGATTTTGACAAATACAAATTTGTGAATTATACTTCTAATCTAGTCAACAATATTGTACACATCAAGGGTTATGATTGGCTATACTCTTTTAATAATTCTTTTTGGCACATGGATTCTGTTTATACAAAAACACTACAAGTAAAGACTGAGGAAAAACTAATAGTCAAAAAAGATATGTCGATGTCAATCATCAAAAAACATGATACACTAAATTTCGATTTGAAAAAGCTAGTTTCAAATTTACCCGACACAAACAGTACTTTGCCAAGCCCCAAAATGACCATTTATCCTCATGGCCAAGATAGTTCAACAAGTAATTATCAATTAGTGCTAAAAAGGCTTAAAATCAAAAAAACTAATAATCAAGATGAATTACACGATATAAGCGGATATTTATTAGAAAAAGAAAACTAA